One part of the Halodesulfovibrio sp. MK-HDV genome encodes these proteins:
- the coaBC gene encoding bifunctional phosphopantothenoylcysteine decarboxylase/phosphopantothenate--cysteine ligase CoaBC — translation MKPHTAFTGFLGKRMHLGISGSIAAYKGLDLLRMFKDSGADVGVTLTDSAQQFITPLSYEALGASPVFSKMYPVGDDVFGHLMPGEACHAFVIAPASATTLSRLANGLADDMLSCQALAFPEKLVIAPAMNPRMWHNAAAQENVEKLRRRGHVIVEPGCGRTACMEEGQGRLAPVEDIYLHGLRAMSPQDMAGQTVMITLGPTREKWDGVRFWSNPSSGTMGASFAVAAWLRGADVHAICGAGTPELPSAITRHDVTSAAEMYQAADSLWKDMSIGVFTAAVADYAPVPFGDSKFKKGGDDLTVSFTRTVDILKTLGNAKRDDQRVIGFAAETDNIHENVKKKLAAKNADIVVGNNVAKSGSGFGSATNEVCIVDRNGRQEDWPVAPKPEVAWRVFDWLLQL, via the coding sequence GTGAAACCACATACAGCTTTTACAGGCTTTCTTGGTAAGCGTATGCATCTTGGTATCAGCGGCTCAATCGCTGCATACAAGGGGTTAGACTTACTTAGAATGTTTAAAGATAGCGGTGCAGATGTCGGAGTTACTCTTACAGATTCTGCACAGCAGTTTATTACGCCCCTTAGCTATGAAGCTCTTGGGGCTTCGCCTGTTTTTTCTAAAATGTATCCCGTGGGTGATGATGTTTTCGGACATCTCATGCCGGGTGAAGCATGTCATGCCTTTGTAATCGCTCCTGCCTCTGCCACAACCCTTTCGCGTCTTGCTAACGGTTTGGCAGACGATATGCTTTCGTGTCAGGCATTAGCGTTTCCAGAGAAGTTGGTGATTGCACCGGCAATGAATCCACGAATGTGGCACAATGCAGCTGCTCAGGAAAATGTAGAAAAACTGCGCCGCCGCGGACATGTTATTGTTGAGCCGGGATGCGGACGTACCGCGTGTATGGAAGAAGGACAGGGACGTTTAGCACCTGTTGAAGATATCTATTTGCATGGACTTCGCGCCATGTCACCACAGGATATGGCTGGACAGACAGTTATGATTACGCTTGGGCCAACCCGTGAAAAATGGGATGGTGTGCGTTTTTGGTCTAATCCTTCATCCGGAACAATGGGTGCTTCTTTCGCTGTTGCCGCGTGGTTGCGTGGTGCAGATGTTCATGCAATATGCGGAGCTGGTACTCCGGAGTTGCCGTCTGCCATTACACGCCATGACGTAACCAGTGCTGCTGAAATGTACCAAGCTGCTGATTCCTTATGGAAAGATATGAGCATTGGCGTGTTCACAGCAGCTGTTGCAGATTATGCTCCAGTACCTTTTGGTGATTCTAAATTTAAAAAGGGTGGAGATGATCTCACTGTTTCCTTTACACGGACAGTAGATATTCTTAAAACCCTCGGCAACGCAAAGCGCGATGACCAGCGGGTTATCGGATTTGCAGCAGAGACTGACAACATTCATGAGAATGTGAAGAAGAAACTTGCTGCAAAAAACGCTGATATTGTTGTTGGAAATAACGTTGCTAAAAGTGGTTCCGGATTCGGATCTGCGACCAATGAAGTCTGCATTGTTGATCGAAACGGCAGGCAGGAAGATTGGCCAGTAGCCCCAAAACCGGAAGTTGCATGGAGAGTTTTTGATTGGCTGCTTCAACTGTAG